The Macrococcoides canis genome has a window encoding:
- a CDS encoding NtaA/DmoA family FMN-dependent monooxygenase (This protein belongs to a clade of FMN-dependent monooxygenases, within a broader family of flavin-dependent oxidoreductases, the luciferase-like monooxygenase (LMM) family, some of whose members use coenzyme F420 rather than FMN.): MKDYLNNKNKKIKLAMMLVTGYGGENYSWRLEDSNPKAYTDINEYIKLAKLAEKGKIHTLFIADTPGMVGSGVNGDLARKSPMFVMEPMTILSAVAAHTNRIGLVATYSTTYNLPYNLARQLKSLDHISNGRVGWNAVTTGTPEVAYNFGNDPLPDTTTRYSMADEMVEAVQSLWNSFGEDAYIADKESGDFIDMSKIKPAHFQGEYYQTKGPLPIPPSIQGQPPIFQAGPSYEGIELAGKFASGVYANPFTIEEARSYRDALKQSAMRHRRNPDDIKMFSGFMVTVADTYEEALKRRYQIMDFMSDAEFGRQVYYLSAMIGINLSGMNLDEPLPLTLQDQAYPNPNDPRSGRAVELIKKGLSPREVLANGVINYHPVVVGTAKDVADFMETWFEAGATDGFSIVPESQSGVKNFVEKVVPELQKRGIFHDDYEGMTLRSHLEN, from the coding sequence TTGAAAGATTATTTAAACAATAAGAATAAAAAAATTAAACTAGCAATGATGTTAGTAACAGGTTATGGTGGAGAAAATTATTCATGGCGTTTAGAAGATAGTAATCCGAAGGCATATACTGATATCAATGAATATATTAAGCTAGCTAAACTCGCTGAGAAAGGTAAAATCCATACTTTATTTATTGCAGATACCCCGGGAATGGTTGGATCGGGTGTAAATGGAGATCTTGCAAGAAAATCACCTATGTTTGTAATGGAGCCAATGACAATCTTATCAGCTGTAGCAGCACATACTAACAGAATTGGACTTGTTGCCACATATTCGACAACCTATAATTTACCTTATAACTTAGCAAGACAATTAAAATCTTTAGATCACATTAGTAATGGTCGTGTAGGTTGGAATGCTGTAACTACAGGTACACCAGAAGTTGCATATAATTTTGGTAATGACCCATTACCAGACACAACTACAAGATATTCTATGGCTGATGAAATGGTTGAAGCAGTTCAGTCTTTATGGAATAGTTTTGGTGAAGATGCTTATATTGCTGACAAAGAGTCAGGAGATTTTATCGATATGAGCAAGATTAAACCGGCACACTTCCAAGGTGAATATTATCAAACTAAAGGTCCATTACCAATACCTCCTAGTATTCAAGGACAACCTCCGATTTTTCAAGCTGGACCAAGCTATGAAGGAATTGAATTAGCAGGTAAATTTGCTAGCGGAGTGTATGCGAATCCATTTACAATAGAAGAAGCTAGAAGTTACAGAGATGCTTTAAAGCAGAGTGCAATGCGTCATAGAAGAAATCCAGATGATATTAAGATGTTCTCAGGATTTATGGTTACTGTTGCTGATACTTATGAAGAAGCACTTAAAAGACGTTATCAAATTATGGATTTTATGAGTGATGCAGAATTTGGAAGACAAGTTTATTATTTATCTGCTATGATTGGTATAAATTTAAGTGGAATGAATCTAGATGAACCACTACCTTTAACGTTACAAGATCAAGCGTATCCAAATCCGAATGATCCACGATCAGGTAGAGCGGTAGAGCTTATTAAAAAAGGATTGAGTCCAAGAGAAGTTCTGGCCAATGGTGTGATTAATTATCATCCAGTTGTCGTAGGTACTGCAAAAGATGTTGCTGATTTTATGGAAACATGGTTTGAAGCAGGAGCAACGGATGGATTTTCAATTGTCCCTGAAAGTCAGAGTGGTGTTAAAAATTTTGTAGAAAAAGTTGTTCCAGAACTACAAAAACGTGGAATTTTTCATGATGATTATGAAGGTATGACATTACGAAGTCATCTAGAAAATTAA
- a CDS encoding NAD(P)H-dependent flavin oxidoreductase — MENRVTKILGIQKPIIQGPMSWLTDGKFVGEISKNGALGVLGINAGQFEPANSIEETVENMRKEVKIAKKITSNPIGINIIPNATGFDMYTEPMLNMMIEEGVEVAVMVGAFSAEWTSRFKENGIKVIYRGEPTAEVTEEAIAGNVDILVATGFDEGGQVPSKVIGTFSVVPMIVDIVKGRVPVLAAGGISDSRTAKAAMALGAEGIFVGTAFLPTVESRMAENIKEQLIQSNANDMLLYRTKPAYYRSLPGKLPNLLKSMDENLATNNAIFEASNPGSGMRDGMLYGDLSKGFASFGLGISMLNEITNVEHIINELMAGIE, encoded by the coding sequence ATGGAAAACAGAGTAACTAAAATTTTAGGTATACAAAAACCAATTATCCAAGGACCGATGAGCTGGCTAACGGATGGCAAATTTGTTGGTGAAATAAGTAAGAATGGCGCTTTAGGTGTTTTAGGAATAAATGCAGGACAATTTGAGCCTGCTAATTCAATAGAAGAAACTGTTGAAAATATGAGAAAAGAAGTAAAGATTGCAAAAAAGATAACTTCTAATCCAATAGGTATAAATATCATTCCGAATGCAACGGGTTTTGATATGTATACTGAACCTATGTTAAATATGATGATTGAAGAAGGTGTGGAAGTAGCGGTTATGGTCGGTGCATTTTCAGCTGAATGGACATCTAGGTTCAAGGAAAACGGAATTAAAGTAATTTATCGTGGAGAACCAACTGCTGAAGTTACTGAAGAAGCTATTGCTGGAAATGTAGATATTCTTGTTGCTACAGGTTTTGATGAAGGTGGACAAGTTCCAAGTAAAGTGATTGGAACATTTTCAGTAGTCCCGATGATAGTAGATATCGTAAAAGGTAGAGTTCCGGTATTAGCTGCAGGTGGAATTAGTGATAGTCGTACTGCAAAGGCTGCTATGGCATTAGGTGCTGAAGGTATCTTTGTCGGGACTGCATTTTTACCAACAGTTGAATCAAGAATGGCTGAAAATATTAAAGAACAATTAATACAGTCAAATGCAAATGATATGTTATTATATCGAACGAAACCAGCATACTATCGTTCATTACCAGGTAAGTTGCCTAATTTATTAAAATCAATGGATGAAAATTTGGCCACAAACAATGCTATTTTTGAGGCATCTAATCCTGGCTCAGGCATGAGAGATGGCATGTTATATGGAGATTTATCGAAAGGCTTTGCCTCATTTGGGCTTGGTATATCTATGTTGAACGAAATTACAAATGTAGAACATATTATCAATGAATTAATGGCTGGAATTGAATAA
- a CDS encoding TetR/AcrR family transcriptional regulator has translation MDKRFERSEKLIRKSFIELLSNKSHQKISVSDICRKAGCSRNTFYLHYDSKDHLIAEIMDEIIQSIEESCRPVVKDFNSIGITESKIFTDQILKAVNEQRSFIKVLINQQHWNFSKRLSEVMLASNIKEAEAINQQYNFPHLIYFTNGVVGYINYWLQTDLSLDEAQIELNEAVNFKFR, from the coding sequence ATGGATAAAAGATTTGAACGTAGTGAAAAATTAATTCGAAAATCATTTATAGAATTGTTATCAAATAAGTCTCATCAAAAAATTTCGGTAAGTGATATTTGCCGAAAAGCGGGATGTTCCAGAAACACATTTTATTTACATTATGATAGTAAAGATCATTTGATCGCTGAAATAATGGACGAAATCATCCAGTCTATTGAAGAAAGTTGTCGCCCTGTAGTAAAAGATTTTAATAGTATAGGAATTACAGAATCTAAAATTTTTACGGATCAAATTTTAAAAGCGGTCAATGAACAAAGATCTTTTATTAAAGTTTTAATTAATCAACAGCATTGGAACTTTTCAAAAAGATTATCTGAGGTAATGCTGGCTTCTAATATTAAAGAGGCTGAAGCAATAAACCAACAGTATAATTTTCCTCATCTTATTTATTTTACAAATGGTGTTGTAGGATACATTAATTATTGGTTGCAGACTGATTTATCACTTGATGAGGCTCAGATAGAATTAAATGAAGCAGTGAATTTTAAATTTAGATAA